In Helianthus annuus cultivar XRQ/B chromosome 8, HanXRQr2.0-SUNRISE, whole genome shotgun sequence, a single genomic region encodes these proteins:
- the LOC110869884 gene encoding uncharacterized mitochondrial protein AtMg00860-like, producing the protein MAEISLNAIFGKSNTTTMKLSGTLNSTEILILIDSGSTHNFISDNLVRELGLTTHLVTPFGVQIGNGDIIRCNKVPFLGHIVTAAGVQVDQEKISAVVAWPLPVNVKAIRGFLGLTGYYRRFVRNYGIIARPLTAFTKKEGFKWSQEAAAAFEKLKQALISAPVLRLPDFHAPFMVECDASSDGVGAILIQHEHPVIRMLIC; encoded by the exons ATGGCAGAGATCAGCCTTAATGCTATTTTTGGCAAATCCAACACTACCACCATGAAATTATCCGGTACTCTAAACTCCACCGAAATTCTCATTTTAATTGATAGTGGGTCTACCCACAATTTTATTTCAGATAATCTGGTGAGGGAATTGGGGTTAACTACTCATTTGGTTACCCCTTTTGGAGTTCAAATCGGGAACGGGGACATAATTCGTTGTAATAAG GTTCCGTTCTTGGGTCATATTGTTACAGCAGCCGGAGTCCAGGTAGACCAAGAGAAAATTTCAGCAGTGGTTGCTTGGCCTTTACCTGTTAATGTCAAGGCTATTCGGGGATTTTTGGGTCTCACTGGGTATTATCGGCGCTTCGTTCGTAATTATGGAATCATTGCTCGACCCCTTACTGCATTTACAAAGAAGGAGGGTTTTAAATGGTCTCAAGAGGCAGCAGCTGCATTTGAGAAGTTAAAGCAAGCTCTTATTTCTGCCCCTGTTCTCCGACTCCCGGATTTTCACGCACCGTTTATGGTGGAATGTGACGCATCATCGGATGGAGTAGGGGCCATACTAATACAACATGAACATCCa
- the LOC110872659 gene encoding transmembrane protein 87A has translation MRFNRCSNHHNPTPILILILLLSLSAINHVKASIHEYKNEGFIPRSNSFFFHGGSEGMYASKVHLNASNQDNSILGKSFIRFESIIFRRPKEVAAKQNEMQQSTGLVEAILVEVKNRDKIGGAYLNSDAICCTPKLASDGSCKVGEVIIRQDPDNPGWPKRIQTPFGGKSEEAKMVLHTVEINRTGMYYLYFMFCDPQLIGTTIMSGRTVWRNPDGFLPGKMTPLMPFYGFMSLAYLILGLLWFLRFVQHWKDIIPLHYHITVVIGLGMCEMALWYFEYVNFNVTGSRPIGITLWAVTFSACKKTFSRLLLLVVSMGFGVVRPTLGGVTLKVLLLGFTYFLASEALELVENVGNINDFSGKARVFLVLPVALLDSCFILWIFSSLSKTLEKLQIRRSMGKLELYRKFTNALALSVLVSVAWIGYELYFNASDPLSELWKRAWVIQAFWAVLAYILLLVTCLLWSPSHNPTRYSYSEEVEDIEEEGIPLTASGVKVSGELMERKPAIITDHVFEVIEEDKRE, from the exons ATGAGATTCAACAGATGCAGTAATCACCACAACCCAACACcaattctaattctaattcttCTTTTGAGTTTATCAGCGATCAATCATGTAAAAGCTTCAATCCACGAATACAAGAACGAGGGATTCATACCTCGATCCAATTCCTTCTTCTTTCATGGCGGAAGCGAGGGAATGTATGCTTCTAAGGTCCACCTTAATGCCTCTAATCAAGATAATTCTATTCTTGGCAAATCCTTTATACG GTTTGAATCTATCATCTTTAGAAGACCAAAGGAGGTTGCAGCTAAACAAAACGAGATGCAACAAAGTACTGGTTTAGTCGAGGCTATATTAGTCGAAGTAAAAAACCGCGATAAAATCGGCGGTGCATATTTAAACTCAGATGCAATATGCTGCACACCCAAACTCGCCAGTGACGGTTCTTGCAAAGTAGGAGAAGTCATCATCCGCCAAGACCCCGATAACCCGGGCTGGCCCAAACGGATTCAAACCCCTTTTGGCGGAAAAAGCGAAGAGGCAAAAATGGTGCTACATACCGTTGAGATCAACAGAACCGGAATGTATTATCTTTACTTCATGTTTTGCGATCCGCAACTTATTGGCACGACGATAATGAGCGGAAGAACTGTTTGGCGAAATCCAGATGGTTTCCTACCGGGAAAGATGACACCACTTATGCCATTTTACGGGTTTATGTCGTTAGCGTATCTTATCCTCGGTCTTCTATGGTTTCTTAGATTTGTGCAGCACTGGAAGGATATAATACCGCTGCATTACCATATAACGGTTGTTATCGGTTTGGGTATGTGTGAAATGGCTCTTTGGTATTTTGAGTATGTGAATTTTAACGTCACGGGAAGCAGACCGATTGGAATTACGCTCTGGGCGGTTACTTTTAGTGCGTGTAAAAAGACGTTTTCTCGACTTCTTCTTTTGGTTGTATCGATGGGATTTGGTGTTGTGCGGCCTACTTTAGGAGGTGTGACGTTGAAGGTGTTGCTTCTTGGTTTTACGTATTTTCTTGCTTCGGAAGCGCTTGAACTTGTTGAAAATGTTGGAAATATTAATGATTTTTCTGGGAAGGCGAGAGTTTTTCTTGTGTTGCCTGTTGCTCTACTGGATTCTTGCTTTATTCTTTGGATTTTTTCGTCGTTGTCGAAAACTTTGGAAAAGCTTCAG ATACGGAGAAGCATGGGCAAACTTGAACTATACAGAAAGTTTACTAATGCTTTAGCTTTATCAGTGTTGGTTTCTGTTGCTTGGATTGGTTACGAG TTATACTTCAATGCAAGTGATCCCTTGAGTGAACTATGGAAACGAGCTTGGGTTATTCAAGCTTTCTGGGCTGTTTTGGCATATATACTTTTACTAGTGACATGCCTTCTCTGGTCTCCTTCCCACAATCCTACCAG ATATTCATACTCAGAGGAGGTTGAGGACATAGAAGAAGAAGGTATACCTTTGACAGCCAGTGGAGTCAAAGTGTCGGGAGAATTGATGGAGAGAAAACCCGCAATTATAACAGATCATGTGTTCGAGGTCATTGAAGAGGACAAAAGAGAATGA